The Thiohalorhabdus sp. Cl-TMA genome includes the window ATCACCGGCGTCTCCGCCGGGTGGACCTCGCCGATGACCTCCAGCACCCGGCCGAGCTGCCAGGGCCGCGCCCGCGAAGCGGGGTTGTACAGCGCCATGACCAGCTCCGCCTCGGCGGCCAGGCGCACCCGGCGCTCCACCAACGACCAGGGCTTGAGGTTGTCCGACAGCGAGATGGCGCAGAAGTCGTTACCCAGCGGCGCCCCCAGTCGGGCCGCTGCGGCCTGCAGGGCCGAGACCCCGGGGTGGACCGTGACGGCCACCTCCCGCCAGCGCCCCTCGGCGTCCCTGTCCAGGGCCTCCAGCACCGCCGCGCCCATGGCGAATACGCCGGGATCGCCGCCGGAGACCACGGCCACCCGCTTGCCCGCGGCGGCCAGGTCCAGGGCGTGGCCCGCCCGATCCAGCTCCTCCCGGTTGTCCGACGCGTGCCGCCGCTGCCGGTCGCCGGCCACACGCTCCAGATAGGGTCCATAGCCCACCAGGTCCGTAGCTCGCTCCAGGATGTCCGCGACCTCCGGCGTCAGCCACTCGGGCCCCGCCGGTCCGGTCCCAACCACCGCCACCCAGCCTTCGGCGCTCATCGGCGCTCACCCCGGCCAGGCAGCACGATCATGGAGAAGTAGGGGGCCCGTTCCGGAGCTTCAGCCAGCGGCCGGACCTCCTCGGCCTCCATGCTCGCCTTGGCCACGTACCAGGCGCCCTCCCGCAGGCCGAGCTCCTCCAGGACCCGGGTGATCTGGCCCAGGTGGCTGCCCACCTTCATGATCACCGCGGCGTCCGTGTCCGCCAGGGCGTCGCGCAGGTCCGCCTCTGGCAGCGTGCCGGGGATCACGGTGAGCACATCATCGCGCATGGTCAGCGGCGTAGGCAGCTGGGCCGCGGCGGCGGTGGCCGACAGCACCCCGGGAATCACCCGGGTGGGGAAGCGGTCCCTGAGACGCAGGTAGACGTGCATGAAGGAGCCGTAGAAGAAGGGATCGCCTTCGTTCAGCACCGCCACCGAGCGGCCGGCCGCCAGATGCTCGGCCAGGGCGTCGGCGGACTCGTCGAAGAAGGCCTCGATCCGCTCGCGGTAGGTATCGGAGCCGTGGGGCAGCTCGGTGGTTACCGGATAGGCCAGCGGCAGCTCCACTTGTTCCGCCCGCAGGTGGGCCTCGGCGATACGGCGTGCCTGGCCGCCCCCGTTGCGGCGGCAGAAATGGGCCACCACCGGACATTCGCCGATGAGGCGCGCCGCCTTCAGGGTAATAAGCTCCGGATCCCCGGGGCCGGTGCCCACGCCGTAGAGACAGCCAGGCTGGATGGGATGGTCGTTGCTCATATCCGGTCACTCGCGAGGGCATTGACGGCGGCGGCGGTAATGGCGCTGCCGCCGCGGCGTCCGAAAACGGTCAGGTAATCCAGACCCAGCGGACTCGCCGCCAGGGCCTGCTTGCTCTCCACGGCTCCCACGAAGCCCACCGGGATGCCGAGAACGGCGGCCGGCCGCGCCGCCTCCTCGCCCAGAATCTCCAGCAGGCGGAAAAGCGCCGTGGGGGCGTTGCCGATGGCCACCACCGCCCCGTCCAGGTGGGGGCGCCAGAGCTCC containing:
- the cobJ gene encoding precorrin-3B C(17)-methyltransferase; translation: MSAEGWVAVVGTGPAGPEWLTPEVADILERATDLVGYGPYLERVAGDRQRRHASDNREELDRAGHALDLAAAGKRVAVVSGGDPGVFAMGAAVLEALDRDAEGRWREVAVTVHPGVSALQAAAARLGAPLGNDFCAISLSDNLKPWSLVERRVRLAAEAELVMALYNPASRARPWQLGRVLEVIGEVHPAETPVIFATAAGRGDQERLTITTLGEADSARADMRTLVLVGVPATRVLRRGDGSSLVYTPRHCEGG
- a CDS encoding precorrin-2 C(20)-methyltransferase codes for the protein MSNDHPIQPGCLYGVGTGPGDPELITLKAARLIGECPVVAHFCRRNGGGQARRIAEAHLRAEQVELPLAYPVTTELPHGSDTYRERIEAFFDESADALAEHLAAGRSVAVLNEGDPFFYGSFMHVYLRLRDRFPTRVIPGVLSATAAAAQLPTPLTMRDDVLTVIPGTLPEADLRDALADTDAAVIMKVGSHLGQITRVLEELGLREGAWYVAKASMEAEEVRPLAEAPERAPYFSMIVLPGRGERR